The Vitis vinifera cultivar Pinot Noir 40024 chromosome 16, ASM3070453v1 DNA segment cttttgcgttgttaggattgagcctaaaaaaacatgatatgatataatagattgagattcatttataaattttttatctatgtttcttgttttctcatttattatcCTATTTGCATTAATTAGTTACTAATTTGAGTATACACACCCACATCACTTGTATTGTACATAGCTTGGGagcattaggagttacacagaagatccaagtcatgggttccttacaaggTGATGAGCCATCCATAGTTGGTtaatggatttgggcaatctattTGAGACTGTattgcactacctcctaattagggGGATGACTTGTTCTGGTCATCGGGATGGTTTtccatggtaagtgcactatTATATGTAATACACACTGGACAAGACTTATGGCGAATCATGATgtaagtcatgggttctttgaaaagtgatgagttgtccatagttggttAATGGATTTGGGAAATCTATTTTGAaactgtagtgcactacctcctaattgggaAGATGACTTGTATTGGTCATcgggatggttttcccatggcgAGTGCACTATTGTATGTGATGTACATTGGATAAGACTTATGGtaaatcatgatgtaaggctatTAGTTATCATGATTCACTTGTTAGGATTGAGCCTTTAAAAGCAAGAAATactgtaacaaagttagactttaCTATCCTTGGGTTATCccttttatgcattgacattgatttgaacatttaactcatatctcttacattgtacatgacttgggtgtattaggagttggaTAAAGGATACAAGTCATTAGATTCATGTaaatagataagttgtccatagtcaatttatggattttggcaatccaatagagactgtagtgcattacctcctaattTGAGGGATGGTTTATCATAACCATCAAAACTAATTTCCCATAGTGAGTGCAGTAGTGTATATTGGACAAGACAtacaatgaatcatgacataagactATCTATTGTCATGATTTACTAAGCTACTAGATTGTGTAGACTCTCAACCTTGCGAGGATATTGAAACTATGTTaaaatcaacaagaggctttAACTTATGagtgaaatcctaaagtagtcatatatccttataaaTTGAGTTATTCTTGATGGAGGCAAGTGATAATACGTATTCTCAATAAatgcatcatgatatctcatgaaatTGACACATTGTGTCCCCTTAgatgatccaaaggacatgtgatcatgaaatctataatGTCgcagtaattccttaagtgaaatTTAACATATGTTCTTTATGAGTTTGAATACATCAATTGATAATATAATAAGTGAGAGTTGTGACTCAAGGATTATTgagataatcttgataggtgataggtgataacactaccttattagattacagaTATCAATTCATGAGGAGTCAACATGCAGTGGATGGTAGGTCATGGACCCAAgctttgtctcattgttatttacataaggtactagTATATAGTtaattttctttagtggaatgttgaatcaacttcaaaattagattttgagggagccaatacttctatgggttccaatggtccccactctgacctcatataccatgatgacacaaTTTATGAAAGTTGAAGCTCTAAGTTCACTCTTATACATAAGAGTGTTTTAGTAATTATGCACGGTAACACAAATGATAGTGAaaaaggtctctagattggtcTAATTGACTAACTAGAAAGCCCTATGTGGTTAGTTAATAAATTAGGACTTGTTTTggattagattaagtgactcaagcctcGATGGGcacaagtcacttaagcctagtggCTAACCCTATACATACCCTTTTAAGGATTACAGTTTCCTAATGACTTTCAATTAGTCATTTTACAcctaaagagagagagagagagagatagtcaaagttttttcttttccattaccCATACTTTGAAGTGCCAAAATCATGGTTTGAGTCATCAAGtagaagatcttgggtgtacaaGACCTTCAGACTTCTTCTTATCCACATGGAATTGATCTGGGAATATCTAAGTTAGGGtatgactttttctttttcatctctAGATATTTATCTTAATATGGTTTTTGTAGCCATATGTTTCATTTTTGGTAGATTTAGAGAAGCCCTAGGATAATTTACATGCACTTTACAATATTCAAGTTTAGAGAATGGAGAAATCTAGATTTCCCAACATCATTaaactactatactgcatggacttccaaccttgagaggatattgagtttgtgctaaagtcaATAAAAGGCTTTAATCTATAAGTGAGACCTTGTGGTGGTCACATGTCCCTATgaattgagtcactattgatgaaggttgGAAACAATAGGTGTTGTaaataaagacaccatgatatcttataggTTTGAGACATTGTGTCCATTTGGgtaatccaaaggacatgtgatctagaagactatgaccATAGTATTTCTTTTAGTAGAAATTTCACATATGCCCATTGGAGCTAGAGTACGTTAATTGCTCACATAATAAatgagatctataactcaaatATTAGAGAGGTAATTTtaataggtgatagcactaccttgttagattataaacaccaattcatagggaatctacatgtagtggataatAAGTCATAGACCCAAgctttgtctcattgttatttacatagggtattgaagtgcagttgattctctataacAGGATGctgaatcaacttcataatttgattttaaaggaccaagtactcttatgggtcctagtggtccccactctaagctcatataccatgatgacaagGTTTACGAGTGTTGGATCGACTCTCGATTCACTCTTGTGCATAAGAGCGTTTTGataattacataaggttgcatAAGGGGTGGTGAATAAGGTTTCtagattaggctaattaattaattagatgatcttgtgtgattaattaatcaattaggacccctTTTGGGCTACATTAAGTAACATAAGCTTATGTGGTTTAACTTACTTAAGCTTAGTAGGGAAACCATATAAATATcccctttaggggttaaggtttcataatcacttttcaaaaagttatctttcattttttgagagagagagaaaggtacAAGACCTTCAAAGTTTTCAAGCATCTTCTTCACCGCAtagatttgatttgggaacatccaaatctagaCAATTTTTTAAAGCTTTGTTATTCCATATTCTTATATACCcttatgtattattattattataactattattattattattattattattattatttatttatttatttatttatttgcttcattGCTAGGATATAGAAGCCCTAGGGAAAGTTTCATATACTTAACCTAAGTTTGGGTTAGGGTTAAAAATATATGGGGTTTCCTataattggtatcagagccttagGTTAGTAAACAACATGATATAAGCTTTCTAGGGTATGCTAATGGTTGTTTTACCTGGATTTTTGTTTATCCCATGGCCTTAGGgatttttcttaaagaaaaataaatttcatgagAAGTATTTTCCattgttatttttctaaaactagTTGTGAAAAGTCatattgttatttcttttttagacTATCCACTTGGTTTGGATAGGTGGTTCTCCAAACTCTTCCCCCTAAGAGAAAGATAATGACACCTCTAGTGATAGTGGTCCTCCTGGCTCTTTTCCCCGAAGAGAAGGATAAAACTACCAAGTCTTTTAGGCTCTCCCCTTTAAGAGAAGAAAGACTTTTGTGGATATAGATAGTTCAAggataaaagaataaaagagcAATTCTTTTAGCATAGGAGTCCcggtttaagaaataaataacgGTTTTAGAAAATGTCATGATAAAGAGTTTATTTTAAGAAAGGTTACCAaaattgagatagaacctaggatggcgttGTAATGATGGGAGTCCAAAAGAATTAAAGGTAAACGGAGTAAAACCTAGCATGGTGTCACAATGACGAGCGTTCAAAGAAACTAAGGATAAACTAAGATAAAAACTAGGATGATGTCAAAATGATAAGAGTCCAAAGTAGCTAAGAATAAGCTCATATGGAACTTTGGATGACGTTGTAATGATGAGAATTCAAATGAACTAAGGATAAACTGAGATAAAATTGAGGATGACATCGTAATCATGAGAGACCAAAGGAGTTAAGCATacacttagatagaacctaggatggcatcacAATGATAGGAGTTCAAAGGAACTATGGATAAActgagatagaacctatgatgaTCTTGCAATGATGAGAATCCAAGGGAACCAAGGAAAAACTgagataaaacctaggatgatGTCACAATGGTAGGAGTCCAAATGAACTAAGGGCAAATTGAGATAGAGTCTAGGATGACGTGGAAATGATGGGAGTCCAAAGGAGctaagaataaacttagatacaGCTAGGATGGAGTCATAATGATGGGCATCCAAAGGAACTAAgcataaattgagataaagCCTAGGATGGCATCACAAATAGAATGTAAGATGGTGTCACAATGATAGGGATACAAAGGAAATAAGGATGAATTGAGATAAAACCTAAGATAACATCATAATAATTAGAGTCTAAAGGAACTAAGCATAAATaaagatagaacctaggatggtgtcacAATGATGGGAATCCAAAGGAGCTAAGtataaacttagatagaacctaggacgACGTTGCAATGACAAGAATCAAAAGGAACTAAGGATAAACTAAGAAATAACCTAGGATTGCGTCACAATGACAAGAGTCCAAAGGAGTTAAGAATAAacttaggtagaacctaggatgatgtTGTAATGACGAGAGTGAAAAGGAATTAAGGATAAACTaatatagaacctaggatggtgcaGCGATGATAGGAATCCAAGGGAACCAAGGATAAATTGAGATAGAATCTAGAATGACATTGTAATGAAGAAGGCCAAAGGAACTGAGGAGAAATTGAGATAGAACTTAGAATGACATCACAATGATCGGAATATAAGGAAACTAAAGATAAATAGGgattgaatatattttaacaatGTTAAAGcattttactataattttttaaatataattatgaaaaaaaacttaattaaaaaaagtttattaaaagaaaaatgttaatttcACTACCATTTATCTTATTATTGAATGTCAAAAATCATATGAatatatgagaaaaatgaaaaaaaactaataaatgtAATTACCGTTGTTActcaaatttatgattaaaagtgTTGcggattataaaatttttacaacttttctaaaacatttatttagtaAGTCTAATAGTAAATTTATTGGAAGCTCTAAAATTCAATTCACTATTTTTGTCAAAAACCTAGATCTAATTTACAGTCACAAAATTATCCTAAAGTCTCACCTGCAGCCATAGCCCTAGCACAGgaaaccttttattttattttattttatttttaaatatatatatatatatatatatatatatattaaaataaactcctcattgcaaataaaataaatctttagAAATATTCACAGGCCCCTCAAGGACACAGCATGGAGCCGGCATGAACCAGATTCAACGTCCACCATATTCTTCTAATCCAAGCCAACCAATCAAGTCCAGCCATGTCATCCACACACCAACCTTCGCACTTGGCAACTGTTGCCAAGTTATCCACTGCTCTTACATGGGCCCACTTCTCAAGCGTGTCTATCAGCTGTAGACATCACCCATGTTGTGGTGGTGGCTATCTTATTTAACTTATATGAACTGTAGAGTACCCCACCTGAATTCCACTcgttttacatatttttcaaattagcagcatatgttgaaaattttcttgtatGGTTAACAAAAACTCGGATATATTCTTCCTTCATTTTGATAACATACACAAGAATAAACAATGACTTTAACTTGAGGTCTTTGAGGAGGTCTCCAACAATCGTAAAATAACAATTCAATATCTTTACTAccttttatttgattaataaaaCATGACTCATGAATAACTTTTCCCATCATTTCACCTAGTTTGAATCTGTACCCACGCTATGGAGCACAACGGTCTCAATGGTTAGGCCTGGCCCAAAGCCAAACAAGACACCCCAATCCAATCCTTCACCTGTCGTCGTTTTGCCTTCCTTGAGCGATTTCTTTCTCATCTCGtccaaaataaataagacaCATGCACTTGACATGTTCCCATATTCACTTAGAATATGCCTTGTTGCTTTGAGTTTCTGTTTATCTAAACCGACTTTTGCTTCAACTGCGTCGAGAATAGCTGGGCCACCTGGATGAGCAATCCAAAATAAGGAATTCCAATCACTAATACCAATTGGGTCAAAAGCCTTAGTCAAACAATTCTCAATGTTTTCAGAGATCAAGGTAGGCACATTAGGCCACAAATGAAAGGTGAGACCCACTTCACGTAAGTTGCCTGCAATAGCACCTGCTGAATTAGGAATAAATGTTTGGGCTGCTGAAACAAGTTGAAAGAGTGGTCGTTCAATCGAGATATCTGGATCAGATCCAATGATTATAGCTGCAGACCCATCACCAAAAAGGGCTTGGCCAACTAAAGAGTCCAAAGCATCTTCGGAAGGACCACGAAATGTAACAACAGTGATCTCAGAGCACACCACAAGAATTCGTGCTCCTGCATTATTCTCTGCAAGATCCTTAGCGGTTCGAAGGACAGTTCCACCTGCATAGCACCCTTGATGGTACAACATCACTCTTCTGACAGATGGTTCGAGGCCTAAAAGATTAGCGAGTTTATAATCCGCACCAGGCATTTCTACACCTGAGGTGGTACAAAATACAAGGTGGGTGATCTTCGATTTAGGCTGACCCCACTCTTTAAGAGCCTTCAATGCTGCTTCCTTACCAAGCTTGGGTACCTCAGCAGTGATAATCTCTTGGCGTATGTTAAGAGATGGAGCCATATAAGCACCAATGTTTGGGTGCTCCTCAAGCATTTCTTCGGTCAAATGAATGTAACGCTTCTTGATCATGGATTTGTCACctgtatataaattaaataacaataatatgtAAGCGCAAGGCACACTAGTGAAACAAAATTATGGGTAGATTGATTGATCAAGATGATCAAACATTGTTCAACTGAGTGTAAAAAGATTCATCTTAATACAATATAAAAGCTTATTTTTTATTGCATCAATTAATAACGTGATCCCATGCATTATACCATGTGATTCAAAGAGCACCTGCTCATACCATCACTCATAGATGCGttgtattaatttaaaatgagtaCACAGAAAGCTTGAAAAAGATCTTTCAGTGGTCGTAGGGGAATCATATGTATATGAAGGATGTTAAAATTATACTTACAAATGCGGTTGAACTTCTTCTTGAGCTCGGTCATGTGCTCGCTTTTAGTGACCCGAAAATAGTAATCAGCGAAATCAGACTGGTACAGACAGTTGTCCGGGGTAGCTGTGCCAATGGCTAGAACGGTGGCCGGACCCTTGGCACGCTGGGCATTTCTAATTTCCTCCACAGACGCCATGGATAGTGTGTGATGACTACTGAAATGGAAGCTTCAAAGTTGAAGAAGGGAagagaaatgaaattttaggaGCACAAGTGCTTGGAGCTGTCTGGCCAAAGTTGTGTCTTGAGGTTGGTATTTATAATCACCACAAATGCTGTCTCACCAACTCTCATCCACTTCCATGTAGGTAGGCGTGCATTTGAATAATCCAGTGCCATGGGGTTTGATTTCCAACTTGGTAGGCTTCggttttcattctttattttatttttctgtctttcttcttcctctaaaACTCTTTTGGTCTTTTTAACCCACGTAAGGCGGTTGGAAGCTTACCCTTTTTGACTCCAAGTTGGTAGCATCACTTTCATATCCCCCGAGTACTATTTGACAAAAGACCCAAAATTTTCACGTGCTGGGCCAGCTGCTGCCGGATGGACCAAGCCGATGATCAATATTAATGCAGAACGTTAGGAAACCTGTAATATTTCAAGTCATAAATATAGatgttgaataaataaatttattgtttaacaACGATGAAGGTAAAAATTAGTTGCTATTAACGAACATAAATATTCGTTAATTAATGAGGAtatttgttatgaaaaatatttttaaaagtttttatatttgttattatttagtttttttttttttttttggtttttgtttttaaatccttaatttttgaaggcagaagctcacctttttttaCTCCAAGCTGGTAGGGTCATTTTCATATTCCCAAGTACAATAATATTTGACCATTGAGTTGGGATTCTTTACTTGATCTTCCACATCACGTTGggccaaataaaaaaataaaatattaaaatggaaAGAATTGAAGTAAGAGCGATAAGTACTATTTGTTTAAGTCTGACTCTTGAAATAAAACACAATGTTTTGAATGAGAAATCTCCTTGTGATTCATTGGAGAAGctagaaaaaatttatatgtaaaaatctctaaaaaaataGGTTATATTCGAAGAAATAACTATTTGAATTGAAGATGGATGAAGAATAGATGGTAGGgatcatataaataaatttaataagcGCATCGCCCAATTATTAAGTGTAGAGGTTAAGATTAATGAGGATGactaacatattatttttatcgGTATCCCTACCAAAATAATATGAGACAATGGTAACTATGCTCTTAGTTGGAAAGATGATGTTAATAGTGGATAAGCCATCAATTGCTCTTTTAgagacaaaaaattattaagtagCCAAGTAGTTCATCTCATGCAGAACAAGCTCTTGTGATGAATTTTAAATCACATCGTGGTAAGAGCAAGTCACGATAGAGATATTATGATAGAAGAGATTATCATTCCTAAATCACACTTCTGAACTGATATGGAAATTTATTACTACCCAAGAAAAGGACATATTAAAAGGTACTATGAAGAATTGACAAAGCACAtagaaacaatgaaaaatcttGAATCCCATGAGACTCTACTAATATTGTTGACGAAATTTTTGTGGGCTCTTGGATTTTTGGTTTTGGTGTTCTTTTCAAATGTGCCCATATAAGGAGTGGTTTGATATCTATAATGAATGTGATGCTAGTACTATTTGAATGGATAATGAATCAAGCTCTAAATTGATTGGGATTGACACCATGATAGTGAAGATGTTTGATTGTGTTGTGAGGATATCATCTAATGTTAAGCATGCATGTTCCTAATTTAAGGAGTATAATTTTTTGGGGGGCTTTGGGCTCTTTGGGTTATGATTTTTCAGCAAATaactaagtaaaaaaattagtcAAGGTACTTTGATATCtatgaaagagaaaaaggtCAAATATTTATACACCTTGCTTGAGAAGATAATTTTAGGTGAAGCCACACCATGAAGAGTATTTTTCTAGTGATAAAGAAGTTATCAAAGTAGAAGAGTGCAACAAGATGATCAAGACTCCATTTTCAACTAAGGGTGCTCAATGGCATAAGGATGATACTAATTGCAAAATGAatgaagttatatatatataaaagtttctcGAGTCTAGTTTGACGAGAATTTGAACTTCATACAtgtttattatcattaattatgcaagattgagagaatttgagtcAAGGTGGAGGTTTATGGAAGTTGGTTCAaataatttgttctttaattttaggATAGTcaaatatttatagagtttGTATTTTAGTAAATTACCCTTTTAAGTTTGACTAGGATTAGGAAACTattaatttagatttaaacCATAGGGCTTTGTAAATATGtggttttatatataatttcagGAGAGAGTGAAAAGGTTAACAAAGAGTTAGGAGAATTAGGCAAAGAGTGTCTTAGGTTTTGGGTAGATAAAGGTTGACGGTGTTTGAGTTTGTATTTATgaagtttattaataaatttaa contains these protein-coding regions:
- the LOC100853675 gene encoding stilbene synthase 4-like, coding for MASVEEIRNAQRAKGPATVLAIGTATPDNCLYQSDFADYYFRVTKSEHMTELKKKFNRICDKSMIKKRYIHLTEEMLEEHPNIGAYMAPSLNIRQEIITAEVPKLGKEAALKALKEWGQPKSKITHLVFCTTSGVEMPGADYKLANLLGLEPSVRRVMLYHQGCYAGGTVLRTAKDLAENNAGARILVVCSEITVVTFRGPSEDALDSLVGQALFGDGSAAIIIGSDPDISIERPLFQLVSAAQTFIPNSAGAIAGNLREVGLTFHLWPNVPTLISENIENCLTKAFDPIGISDWNSLFWIAHPGGPAILDAVEAKVGLDKQKLKATRHILSEYGNMSSACVLFILDEMRKKSLKEGKTTTGEGLDWGVLFGFGPGLTIETVVLHSVGTDSN